The Budorcas taxicolor isolate Tak-1 chromosome 16, Takin1.1, whole genome shotgun sequence genome includes the window TGGGGAAGGGGCTTTAAGGGCTGCTCCACCTACCCTCCACCCCACCTCTCCTGGCCACCAGGGACAGATCACATGTGTGTGGAGACACCTGGCCTGCAGAGCTGGACAGGGGCACGTGTCCCAGGCAGGTGAGACTCCACCACCCCAAGTCCCACCTGTGCCCTCACCTTGGCAAACAGCGTTTTGCCGGTCCCGGGCGGCCCGTACATCAGGACATTTCGGTACAGGCTTTTGTTCTTCTTGGTGTTCCTTGTGGCGATGGCAATGTCCCGCACGCGAGCCTCCAGGCTGGGCTGCCAGGGGACATAGCAGTTTGAGGGGCGCTCTGCTGTTTAGTCCATCCCTCCTGAGGGCCTGGGCTGGCGCAAGAGGCCACTCTCCCCAGCTGGGCTCAGCCAGCAAACCAACTCCTAGGAGGTTGGGCAGCCCTACTTACGCTGAGGACGACGCCCTCCAACGCGTCCTGAGGTTTACTGAGAAGGCGCCTGCTGAcctgtggggtggggagagggtagCGAGGGTCAACAGAGGAGCTCATGGCGCGGTCACACCAGAACGCATGCGAGTAGCTATCCTGGACAAAGCCGGCAGGGGAGACCATCTGCAAAGCTGACCTCCAGCGCTGACCTCCAGCGCTGACCTCACAGCACAGCCCACAAGATGCAGGGGAAGCCTGGCTCCCCTCAAGGGAAGGAGTCGAACCTAGGCTGcctccattgccttctcttccaGAAGGACGGCTCACCGCAGCCCCAGGAGTTCATAAACAAGCAGGGGGGCAGTCCACCCAAGGGGATGGCCACCCCAAGAGACCCCCAGACGGACCGAGTGGACCAGGGTTGAGAGTCTCCCACTGCAGACATCACAGGGCCCAAGGGGCGGCATCAAGGAGGCAATGCAAGTCAGTACACAGAAGAAGGGTTGCATCTGggcagaaaaggaggaaggggCTGTTGGGTGTGACCCTCCAAGACCTGCGGTTACCTGTATGGGGTGCCTCAGCGCCTCCAGCACCGTGATGCGAGACGTCTCCCGCACCAGGGACGGCTTCCCCAGCCTGGCCTCAAAGTACCGCCCTGCAACGGACGTGGCGTTCTTGGCAGAATAGATCCCAACGGCCAGCAGCGTCAGCCCAGCCACCTGGAGCAGGCAGAGGCGGCAGGTGGTGTCCACCCCGTCCCCTGGCTCCCCTACTGGCTCCCTGGAGTCTTGCTAGGCCCACCAGCACCAGTGCACCAAAGGGCTGGCACCAGGGAGATGAAACGGGCATCTGGCATCCCGAAcgccctccctccagccccaccaAGGTTGATGCTGAGTCGTCTGAACTGCCCCAAACCCAAAGGCCAAGTCACCCGTGCCTTTCTGGTAGAGGGAGGGGTGAGCACTCAGTATAGGCGCCAACCCCTAACAGCTTGCAGAGCCCCTGACATGTGAAAATACCCCAGGGAAGAAGGCAAAGGTGCTTACCGTGGCTGTCACTTTGTCCCAGTCTGTCACAAAGGCACGGAACCCTTCACCAAACAGGGTGCCTGCTGTCCTGCAGGGGAGCAGTGGCATGACCCGGAAGGCATCAGGCCGTGTGCCACGTGGCTGGAGGCCCCTATGTCAGCCCGAAGGGCACTGCAGAAGGACCAGTCAGGGGAGGAGTAGGGCACCCTCGTAGGAAAGGGGCCAGCAGAAGCCTGCCATGCAGGGCCTCACCTGATGGACTCTAGGATGGTCTGGCGGTGCTCAGCGGCCTTCAGGCGGATCTGCTCGCGGATGATATCAGCATTCTCGCGCTCGGCCTTGGCCCGGGCGCGTGCCTCGGCCTCCACCCGCAGCATCTCATTCTTATGCCGCAGCTCCATCTCCCGCTCCACGGTGGCTGCCCAGGGCGGGGGCAAGGGTGGTGCTCAGCCCATGGCCCCCCACCCAGAGCTGCTACACAAGACAAGAGAGCCAGGGTGCCCTCCACCCCCAGGGTCTCAGCACGCCCAACCCTTATGCTGCTTGGAGAGTGAAGGGCCTAAAGCAAGGGCGTGACCCGTGGCCATGAGCTCCCAAGTCAGGGCCCTACCTCGCCGCAGGGCCTCCTGCTTCTGCACAGATTCCTCTTGCTTCCGTAAGTTCTCCTCGTTGAGAAGTTGCTGAGAAGGAGCCAcaaggggaagggaagggcttCGAAATTAGGAAACAGGCAACATCACACCAACAGGTTAGCTGCTCTGGCCTTGGAGACACCCCCACCACTCCTAGGGCTCCAACCTCTTGGGGACGGTTACCCTGGGGCCTGCAGGCTGCACAGTCTAAGGCAGGAAGGAACCTTGGCTCCCCACTTAGCTCAGCCTCAGGGTGGCCCTGACCCATGGCTGTCCTCACGAAATGGGCCTTCTGCTGAACGGTTGAATTTAGAAGTTAAAATGCCAACAGGCTTGATGTTTGAACGCCCCCTACAAACTCACTCATCAGTCAAGTCCCATTTGGGAGACCCTGAGGGCAGCTCGGTTGGaactctccctccctgcccctcaaccCAGTGCTTGCTGACAAGAGGATCCCAGACTCTGGCCCCCACGCACCCTCGGGGAAGATAAGCGGCCAGGCAGTGCTCACCTGCTGCTTTAGCTGGTCCTCGTAGCGCTGCCGGGCCAGCTTGTCCTGGTACTGGGCCCTCTAGGGAGGGAGAGGGCGACGTGAACACACCCCAGCCTCAGGAACTAAGGTCCAGGCCGGGCCCCCGCAGGCGCAGTCCCTGATGagcacccctccccagccccgctCTCTCACGGCCTGGTGCTGCCGCGTCTCCTCGCTCAGGGTTTTCCTCCGCTCCTCAGCCTGCGCTCGGATCTGATCGCCCTTCAGTTGCTCCACTGCGGCCTCATACTCCTGCAGGACACACCAGCTGCTGTGAGCCAGGGCTTGGTCAGGCCTCCTGTCCCCCCTTCCCCCTCTGAGGGCCCTCTGAAGGAGCCAGACAGTGATGTAGCCTGTTCCGCACCCCCACAGGCCTGTAGGTGCTCAGCTGCGACCGCACCAAGGCCCGGGAGGACCCAGATCCACAGGCAAAGAGAAGCCAGAAGAATGGACTGGGCTGGTGCCCAAGTAGCCAGAGAGTCTTCTGGGGGTACCTGTCCCTCCTCAACCCCCAGCCCCCACATGTGCTTATGCCAGCTGCTCACTTCCTGATTTGCTTTACAACAACCCAGGTGGAGCACAGAGCAGGGCCTTTTCCACATTTCCTCACTATGTGCTCAGTGTGAGAGTAGGGCTCCCCTCTGAGAAACCAGACTCCTCACCCACACCTGCCTTCCAGAAGGTTCTGTGCAGAACTCAGGCCACACACCTGTGCTGATGCCCGTTTCCCTCGAACCTGAGGAGGTGCGGGGCACCCACCCTCTGCCTGTGCTCTCTCACCCTCCCCCAGCACCCACCCTCACCGATCACCCCATCCAGTTCATCCCCCAACCCCTAGCACCCACCTTGCACCCACTGCCTGTGTCCTCTCCCATGTCCTTTCTGCCTGGGTCCTCTCCACAGCCCCCCAGTGCCCACCCTCACCCACCTTGAGCTTGGCCTGATGCTCCAGCTGAAGTGTCTGCTCCTGCATCTGAGCCAGACTCAGCGCCTCCTTGGCGTGTCCTAGGGGGAGGGGCGTGCAGGCATCAGGACACCAGGCGAGCGTTCACCCGGGCTAGGGGCGCTCAAGGACACCACAGCCTCAACCTGAAAGCACGCGTGGCCACGCTGGTTCCTGGTCAGATCTGCTCAGAGACCCCCCGCTAAAAAGACCACTGTCCCATCTTGCCACTTTTGTCTATTCCACCCCCAACAGAAAACCCACATGTGGAGTGTGCCCCCAGGGGACCGTCACAGCCCAGAGGGCTCCAGCAGAGAGGCTGTCCACTGTTCATCCACTGACAGCAGGAGAGTCAAGCCTGTGGTTATATCGTCATTCATTTTTCACGTGTGAATGTTTCTCTTGAGCCTTTGATACCTGTTACTGTTCTACAACTGAGCACAGGCAGCTGAGGGCCTGAGTAAGAAGCAAAGGATTAAACCAGAAAGAAAGCAATGCTTGCAGGCTGACGGCTCTTCACAGGCCATCTGTTAGAAACATGTGTGTAATTAACACCTTCCAGGTGTGTGCTCTTCATAAGGGGACACAGGTGGGAATATGTGGCAATATAAGGATGTTCTAGAAAAGAATGGACCCCAGCACTCTCCTTGCTAAAAAACCTTCACATGGGGCCTAAGAGACCCCTGATGACACAGCTCTGTGTCATCACTGTAAAGTCCATGCTTTACCACAAAAACCTTCTAAAGCATAAAAGCACAGAGAGAAGCTGAGGAGCCCGTGAGCCCACCTCTCTGATGGTACCACGTTCCCAGGTTGCTGACCACACGTCCACCCTTCTGTCCCCCACATCTGTCTTATTTTTTGAGGCCTTCAAGGTAGGCTGCAGATCCCAGGACCTGTCACCCCCAAGTTGCAGCCCACACGCCACCGACTAGAATGTAACCCCTGGGGCTGCCAGCTCCTAGCATGCCCCACGTTAGGCATGAGGCAGGTGGCAGCTCTGGGGCTCAGTTGTCAGCTGAGGCACTCAGTCTGGCTTCAGAGCTTGGGGAGGAACTGCAGCTGGCTTGTTTACTTAAGCTGTGACCTATGGCAGCCAGGCTGACCACTCAGCATGAGCACCTCACCTGCAAGCAGAGCGGGCGCTCCCTCCCCCAACTCATGGAGTGAGATGGCTgaatttgaatttggcaataaggagttcatgacctgaaaGCAGGTAAACTGTTTAgtgcagggcctggcacacaggaacCCTGCTAATCACAAGCTTTGGGCTCAGTGCTGAGAATGACGACTGTCACCTCACATCGTCCCACACCAGGAGACAGGCCCAGCATTAACTGCACCCACCACAGGCAAGTTACCCTTCTCAGAATCCTATAAACACGTGGAGCACACAGCTTAAGGCCAAATGGGCTGCTCTGCCGTCCAAGAAGACTGAGGAGCCCTGGGGAACCAGCAGCATCAGGCTAGGCCCCAAGGGACACAGACAGTGGCCAGGCGGTGAGGGGCAGCTGAGGGTATCTTTGGTTCGCATGAGAGAGCAATGAGTGAACAA containing:
- the LOC128061208 gene encoding ATPase family AAA domain-containing protein 3, producing the protein MSWLFGIKGSKGEGTGPPLPLPPGQPGGEGSGDRGAGDRPGPKDKWSNFDPTGLERAAKAARELEHSRHAKEALSLAQMQEQTLQLEHQAKLKEYEAAVEQLKGDQIRAQAEERRKTLSEETRQHQARAQYQDKLARQRYEDQLKQQQLLNEENLRKQEESVQKQEALRRATVEREMELRHKNEMLRVEAEARARAKAERENADIIREQIRLKAAEHRQTILESIRTAGTLFGEGFRAFVTDWDKVTATVAGLTLLAVGIYSAKNATSVAGRYFEARLGKPSLVRETSRITVLEALRHPIQVSRRLLSKPQDALEGVVLSPSLEARVRDIAIATRNTKKNKSLYRNVLMYGPPGTGKTLFAKKLALHSGMDYAIMTGGDVAPMGRDGVTAMHKVFDWASTSRRGLLLFVDEADAFLRKRATEKISEDLRATLNAFLHRTGQHSSKFMLVLASNQPEQFDWAINDRIDEMVSFELPQREERERLVRMYFDKYVLKPATEGKQRLKLAQFDYGKKCSEIAQLTEGMSGREISQLAVAWQAMAYASEDGVLTEAMMDARVQDAIQQHRQKMEWLKADGSQPPAPRT